From Saprospiraceae bacterium, one genomic window encodes:
- a CDS encoding Na/Pi symporter, which produces MPSGFDIGSIQIWPLLAGLGLFLFGLSVIEESLGILIGRHVKNFLRTHTRNPIKAVLTGAAVTAILQSSTLVTLLVMSFTSAGIIALKSGIGIILGANLGTTFTGWLISLLGFKLNIQEAVLPLLAIGGLGTLLIKSSVFNQLCRFLMGFSFMFLGLGYMKDGFAEFAATIDFGILEGQPMVYLLVFGFFLAAMLHSSSACMVIYLSVLSAGLIDLTQAFYLVIGSDLGTTMTGLVGTVGGNSIRKRTGWAQFYINLISGTLAIFMMNPLSQLIVEIMMIKDPLISLVTFHSIFNTIGILTILPFLAKFTQLLEKNISSKKHSRLKFVAEINPKESLSSLFGLEKEVSHFVEQTIVINKTLIDSADKNTDNHHLYSELKKYENELNQFVLKIQRNHLNDSEAKRYEMLSSSLRYSTLSAKDIKDVLHNLEYIKDSEDPLLIQFYLKLFQLQSEFYIRISSYLKEQDEYSRNLEVIKSNIKRIHHLLSESMVVLSESITYNLDYSSIMNLMHEINNSNEYLYRSIELLSEVKLVSSNSSNATIPA; this is translated from the coding sequence ATGCCATCTGGTTTTGACATAGGTAGCATTCAAATATGGCCATTGCTTGCCGGTCTTGGCTTGTTCTTGTTTGGACTAAGTGTTATTGAGGAATCTCTTGGAATCCTCATCGGCAGGCATGTCAAAAACTTCTTGCGCACCCACACCAGGAATCCGATCAAAGCGGTATTGACGGGTGCGGCAGTGACGGCTATCCTGCAAAGCTCTACTCTTGTGACCCTATTGGTCATGTCATTTACAAGTGCCGGCATCATTGCCTTAAAAAGTGGAATCGGAATCATCCTTGGAGCCAATCTAGGGACCACATTTACCGGATGGCTGATCTCTTTGCTCGGATTTAAACTCAATATTCAGGAAGCTGTTTTACCGCTACTGGCCATTGGTGGTTTGGGAACTCTATTGATTAAGTCATCCGTATTTAATCAACTGTGTCGTTTTCTGATGGGATTTAGTTTTATGTTTCTCGGCCTGGGTTATATGAAAGATGGATTCGCAGAATTCGCTGCGACCATTGATTTTGGAATATTAGAAGGGCAGCCCATGGTCTATCTGTTGGTTTTTGGTTTTTTTCTTGCTGCCATGTTGCATTCAAGTTCAGCCTGCATGGTTATTTATTTATCGGTTTTATCGGCAGGATTGATTGATCTTACACAAGCTTTTTATCTGGTGATTGGATCCGATTTGGGAACTACCATGACCGGATTGGTGGGAACGGTCGGAGGCAATTCCATCAGGAAAAGAACCGGATGGGCTCAGTTTTATATCAATCTCATCAGTGGAACACTTGCTATTTTTATGATGAACCCATTGAGCCAATTGATTGTAGAAATTATGATGATAAAGGATCCTTTGATTTCCCTGGTGACTTTTCACAGCATTTTCAATACCATTGGAATTTTGACTATATTACCATTCCTGGCAAAATTTACTCAGTTGCTTGAAAAAAATATTAGCTCAAAAAAACACAGCAGATTAAAATTTGTCGCAGAAATAAATCCAAAAGAATCTCTTTCTTCTTTGTTTGGCTTAGAAAAAGAAGTGTCTCATTTTGTAGAGCAAACGATTGTTATCAACAAAACATTAATTGACTCGGCTGACAAAAATACAGACAACCACCATCTTTACTCTGAGCTTAAAAAATATGAGAATGAACTGAATCAATTTGTTTTAAAAATTCAAAGGAATCACCTCAATGATTCAGAAGCCAAAAGGTATGAAATGCTCTCTTCTTCTTTAAGGTATTCTACCCTTTCTGCCAAAGACATCAAGGATGTTTTGCACAATTTGGAATATATTAAAGATTCAGAAGATCCGCTTCTGATTCAGTTTTATCTAAAGCTTTTTCAGCTCCAATCTGAGTTTTACATCCGTATTTCAAGTTATTTGAAAGAACAAGATGAATACTCCAGAAATTTGGAAGTAATAAAATCAAATATCAAAAGAATCCACCATCTTTTGTCAGAAAGCATGGTTGTTCTGTCTGAATCCATTACATACAATCTGGATTATTCTTCAATCATGAATTTAATGCATGAGATCAACAATTCAAATGAATACCTGTATAGGTCTATTGAATTGTTGTCAGAAGTCAAACTAGTTTCATCCAATTCCTCAAATGCAACCATACCGGCTTAA